One Nicotiana tomentosiformis chromosome 1, ASM39032v3, whole genome shotgun sequence genomic window, ATGATGCCTCTGTTACTGCTGTTACCATTAATAGAGTGCTGCACGATCAAGCTTACGTTCTATTCTATAAACAAGTATAGGCAACACGTCTTAATCCAATCAGGTAACCGAGCGGGACAGAGGACATTCTTAAGTCATTGGACATTGCCACACCTCAGGCATCTGCACTGCTATGTGCTCCATTGTGTTAGATAGTCAGCATTGTGTTTTCATTTACATGGCCATCAGGGAAATGAAGCATCATCCATTGGCATCCAGGGCGTGTGGTAAATGTATGGAAATTTTGTTACCAGTTGTGTTTGGAGCTGTTCCTTTCCTCGTCTTCCTTTTTTGATCTTTGATTCATTATATTAGGAAAAATTGACTATTCTGTAATGAGGATGAGGTCGTGATATTTCTTTATATTCGATTTTCGAGTCTTCCTTACTTTATACAGTGGTTTTTTATATAGAAAGCATAGCTCTATCTGGAAAATACCTTGGCATGTCAAGATTATGTCAAAAATGCGGCTCAGGTAACCCTTGAATCTTCGCCAATGATCAAATTACACCAATTCATTTCGTGGGTCCAAACATTCAATGGTAAGCATTTCTTTAACATTGATATGATAGAAACTCTTATGTGATACTGATAATGATATTTTCATGGCATATAAGAGAACTTACTGATGATGGCAAGCAAGTTGTTTTACACAATTATGTCAATTATTGGgtaatattactatttggtaACCAAGTAAAAAATGGTTAAAACATACTAATAGTCTGAAAATTAAAAAAGCCGAGTATATAACTTAAATGCTAAACTAAATAGTGTAGCATCCTTCGAAATCAGTCCAATGAAATGGTACATAGAATGATTAGTTTAATGAAGCAGTTTTAGATCTTTGCTGCGTTCTGTGGAATTTGAAGAATTATTTGCAGTATTCTGTGAGAAGTATTAGGGTTGTGGCGTTCTTTTATAAGAGGTGGATTATCTTAATTCGATATATTTTGTCATTACATCTCACCAACAAAATAAGTCAAATTATTTGGATATTACCGGCATAATACTACAATTAAAACTCCATTTATAACTGTTTGTCAACGTTTCACAGAACACATATTACTTGATTGTTTACTATACCAATTACATAAACAAATTGTGAGCTACTTTCAATCTCAACCACTCTCACTATCTAcaacatatatatagatatataattAAGAATTTTGACTTTTGCACAGTTTTTCTTATCCAATCATGTCAAAATGACCTAACTCTTTTCCTCTACCTTAGCTGCCCATTATTTATACTGCTATCTTATCGTCATATATTAGAATATCGAAAACATTAAATCAGAAGAACATTATTAAAAATACGTTTTGAAGTCATCCTAATCGCGATATCTTCCAAGGAAACTATATTATTTTAATTGACTGAACTTGTTCCTAGAATGCGTTTACTCATATTTACCAAAACAAAAGAATGCGATTACTCAGACCTCATTTTGTATCTTTTAAGTCAAAGCTTTTCACCCACATGAAGAAACCAGTGAAGGGCAGTTAAAGCCTTTGTGATTTGGTTAGTTCTCGCATATGAATTCTATGAAAAGCAGTTGCAAGAAACTTTCCGGAATTTGCCTATGTACTATTCTAAATTGCTCAATTTTATCGTACGTTATTCTTTTGGCTCATTCATGTCTTTACCGTTGCCAAGTCATCTCGTATTCCTTTGCCATCAATAGAGCTCTAGCGTGAAATAGGTAGACTCGCCGTGTTCAATTTTTTGAGAAAAAGATGTCCAAATTTACCCCTCAACATGACTATTTTAAAATTGCTCTCAGATTAGAGTTCTGTTAGGGGCCAACGACAAAAACTGAGACTATTTCCTAACGGTAGGATAATATTATACCAAAAGATTTGACGTAGGGCAAAGTTGCTCAAAGATGAAAAGTTTCACAAATTTGAGTCGGATTAAGTTGTTTAGTCTAGTATTAAATGTCTTTTTTGGGTTAAAAGTGCTTCTGGTGGGAAAAGGGAAAGAAGAAAGAGCAGAAAGAATCTTTGACCAACACACATTGAACTTCCTCAGCTGGTCTTACACAATTCTAGTTAGGGGTATACAAACGAAAACGACAAATTgcaccaacccgataatccgaatcaaatcgagaaaaaaaatTGATTATGGTTTGATTttatttggtttggtgttggaaaacaAAAACCgacatatttggtttggtttggttttaaataaaaaaagtcaaaccgaaaccaaaccaacccgacattgtatgtatagaagttttaaatatatttaatacataaaaatatttatggtagtgtagtttataaatatttcttaagttttttcatagttttatcttttaacgtattatttcaagcttggacttataatttttggatgctccaataagttttatagtccataaatattagtaactcaaataaatacaacaacaagCCAGTATAATTCcgctagtggggtctggggagggtagtgtgtacgcagaccttacccctaccctagggtagagaggctgtttccgatagaccctcggctccctccctccaagaactccaccttgctcttggggtgactcgaactcaaataaatcctaaaccaaaatcaaatcaatactaatgctaataaaagacattcaatccaattgtactatgaatgaaaatagtgttgaatatctattttttagtttttctatggtttagataaaatacataacttatttttcttttagtggttagtcatgtaaataatagtacttattagtcataattttaaattatgtttgttttcgtTATGGCTTATtaacaatatttattttatgagattttattatctttattgttgaatattttagtacaatgtcatgactcatctcatatttatgtcaTTTTATTGAAAAACAACTTATATAGTtttgtcttactaggattaaagaaatactAGGAGAACATATTTTACGTtctgtgctatgaagactttatgaaaaaaaaaaaacccaaaaCCCCAAAAAAttcgagaaaaatcgagattaaaaaatccgaattttattgatttggtatggtatttagatttaataacccgatacaattggtttggtttggtaatttgaaaatccgaaccaacccgacccatGTACCCCTAATTTTAGTCATGTTTAAGGTAGCTAATTTTTGACAACCTCTATTAGGATTTAGGAGTAATTTGTTTCTTCATTTATAAGTTATTGTGTTAGAAGTTCCAATGAAAACACAGAAAAGAACAAAATAAACAAAGCCAATTTTTTCAATTCCCTgtttcaaataattatttttttgttcCATTTTATTTGACCTAAAACAATAATATAGAGGTACCAATTCTTCTTAGACCATGAACTTTTTGTACTTTTCCAATGGTTTTCAAATAAAAAGTTTGTACACAGTAATATTTTCTCCATAGTCTATATAACTAgacaaattttattttcaaaatataagtGGGGAAAGCATCTTACTAGATTAAATAATGATGAAGTTAAATTCAGTAACAAGAATTATTTAACTAATCCTATTACCTAGTCAAAGAGCAAACGTATAAGCAAAAATTAAGTCTACAGCGACATTCGTTCGGCATTTCTAAAGCTTCTTACTTTACATTTGGGATTGATTCGAAGTCAAAAAGGCTGTGCATTCTATATTGtttcattgtattattattcTCGTAAATTGCACTTTTTGATGGTCCCTTATACATTTTTAGGTGAACtggtaaattaaattaaaatagtGCTGGATGGTAGCATCCCTTCAAAGTTTAATTGTTGTCTTTTGAAATGAGTtacctttctttcttcttctttttttccaaaTAAGGAACTAATCATCATCGAGATGGAATGAATGAGATTTCTGAACTTTGATCCCTGAGGATTGACAAATTTCTGATAGGAAAACGTTTCCGTTAAAGCTCTACATAATGCAAATCCGGATTAGTCAAGCCAAATAAAACGAAGAATCAATCAAAttatgttaggatcgggaacccggataGTGCGGAATATAGCTAAACAACagtataatggcaataacaaagacaatggaagttgataacaacgacaattaaagtagataaagaagacacaaatttaacgtggttcggtcaaagtgacctacgtccacaagcggagaggagcaatttactataacaataagagtacaaaagagagtacaaaattagagtaaacactctaattaatcacaaataccctaagagaataacctcacaagatcactccaaagaaagggttcacacaagtgcttcccaacactaactctcgtacaaaacactcttaataaaggaagaaaggaagaaacaagaattgaagacaagtcttgttggtgtgtctacaaatgaggagaaactcctctatttatagcaagaaatccttagcctaataatggatattatgtcatggcaaatgtcatgatccacaaatttgttataatggatattatgtcatggcaaatgtcatgaaccacaaatttgttataatggatattatgtcatggcaaatttCCCGAACagaaaatagagtcaattttcaAAACCCTGCCCACAAGACGGGGAAAAGAATTCCTTAATATTTCTAAAAGATGAGTCTTACGGACGAAAAACTCTTAACTTTAGTAGGGCTTGGTCCCCCTTTTGGATATAACATTAAACTATGGTTTTGGTTAGGTAACTTCCTAATGTGTTTGGATTCCTTTCTTTGAGTTCAATTAAAGAAGTGTTACTTTTAACTTTTTAGGTCTTTCGTGGTCCAGTACACAGACCGCTCCTTCTCACCCTTTTTAGCTCccccaagaaaaagaaaatacgaaaaaagaagaagatattaTCGATTTGATTTCTCATTTAGGGTGATGCATCTATaagaaatgaaaaaagaaatGGCTTGTACCATCAAAGATTGTTGGTTATTGGTAATTTTGGAATCAAACAACTGTTGCATGCCTCAAAATGGATATGGTCACAAATAGTTGTTGTTAGGGGTAatatgtcgggttggttcggatttttcaattaccaaatcaaatcaatggtgtcggattttaaaatctataaaccaaatcaaaccaacaaagtcgggtttttcaatctcgtTTTTTTCGGATTTTCGAATTTTTTCCTGGTAAAGTCTTTatagcacaaaatatgtaacttgtgctccaaatatttcttaagtcctagtaagatacaactatataatatattttccaagaaaataacacaataatatgagataaatcatagcattatactaaaatattcaataacaaagataataaaattatataaagcaaatattactaattaataagccataatgaaaattaacataatctaaaaaaaCTATATatgtcatgctaaaataagtattgCTAATAAGCACTATTAATTACATAAccaagcactaaagaaaaagatacacTAAGTTATGCATTCTCAtcataaaccaatgtaaaactaaaaatagatatccaacactatcgtcattctTAGTGTTGAAttaaatttcttttgttagcattaatattgatttgaattttttttgagTTACTACATACATTTATGGGCTATACAATTTATTTACTATTCAAAAATGTTAAGtccaaatttaaaaaaatacgttaaaagataaaactgtgaaaaagtttaagaaaaaattataaattatattacaataaatatttatatgtataaaatatttttaaaaattgtataattttgtagtcgggttggtttggtttcggtttgactttttttagttaaaaccaaaccaaaccaattatggtcggatttttttcccaataccaaactaaatcaaaccaaaccacatcGAGTTTTTTccgatttgactcgaattatAAGTTTGGTGCGGTTTATCGGATTTGAGCCACTTCTTTCGAGGAAGTGCTTCTTGTTAGAAAAAAGAAATTACTTTCAAAGCTCAAACCCAAAAGGTCGAAAGAATCACATTCATATTACCTTAGTGATTTATTTCTTGCAAATTATACCAATAAGAGTTCTAAAGTTAAAAAGTTAGAAAAAAAGTGACATTTATCAGATTCTTGGTTGAGTTGTTAGGAACTCATCCTCACTAAATGCTTCTGTTGACATTACATAATTCCTTCGACTAACTCTTAAGACATTATTATTAatctttaaattttaaaattatataaacaCTCTTCGATTTgtaatattattattaataattttgttttgttttttcttttgtaaAATGTTTTCTACTCATCAACCAAATATGATAAATATTTTCTATAGAAAATGACTTGCAGTCAAATTTCAATCCAGAGCAAATAATCTTCAGTGTAAGGCACAGACACATGAAGCAAATGAAGAGTGGTTGCACCTTTTGAGTCAAGTTAATTTACCAGGTCTTTGCTTGTGACTTAGTACATGGACATAAATACAACCAAGAGTAGCTGAAAGAAGTCATGATGCAAttcaacaccccccccccccccccccatttcaCCAACGACGACGAATGTGTATACAGACGttacccctaccttataaagATAAAgatgttgtttccgatagactctcggctcaagaaatAGCGGAGATAAGGCAAAAGTAGCAAACAATAGTAACAACAATATGTTAAGGTAACGGGCACGAATGACACAACATGTAATAGTAAAGAATCATGAATAAGATAACACAAAAATAGTCCTAGTACTACTGGTAAGCCTAGAAGGAACACACTACTATCTGTCAACCTAccaccctaatcctcgacctccacgtCTTTCTATCGTGGGTCATACCCTCGGTAAGCTGGGGCAATGACATGTCCCGTCTAACTACCTATCCCCAATACTTTTTAGGCGTGACCCTTTTCTTTCTCATACCCACCCAAGCTTAATTAAGATAAGAAGAGTTCTAAAAAGTGTACATCACTGATTGACCAACTATTCAAACAAATCATTGGGTATTATTTAAGTCGCAAAACTTCATGTTggttataaaaaaaaaagcaTTAAAATCTTACGTGAAATTGTTTTGATGAATTTATTAGATACTAACAGATATTTGGTTCCTAAAGCGGGATTTTAATCTTGCTTTCCAGACGGAAGCCTCAGAAGCACTTTATCAAATACTGTAATTGTGAAGAGATGATAATTTCTTAGTTATCTTAAATTCTCCTTAATAATGTAGTAAATGCTACCAAAAACATATATAATAATTGGTGGGTTAGTTGAACAATAATTTTGAAGCTCTTACCAATAAACGTTTATTTATTGTAATAGCTACATGATTATCCTGTCTTATAAGCTTAATTAATTAATAAGGTTAAAAGAGAAAAAGACAAGACGTATAACAACATGATGCAGATTAATTGATAATAGAATAGGTTAATAAAAGAGACAAAGAGTAAAGAGCCCTATTATTTAGTAAGAACTTTAGGTTCATTCCTACTTACACAAACATCTAGGATTGGCCCTTAAAGAACATCCTAAAAATTCATTTGTCTAATGATGGTGGGGTAGGTATTATACTATTATCTCACATGATTTGAAGCAGCTTCCCATATTTCATGGTCCAACATCTAGTAAATATTTGGAGGTTATTTGAGTTGTAgtgtaattaaaaataaaagtatttaAAGTCAAAGTTTAAAAGCATCCAATGAAACTGATGCAAACTTTGGAGATTAGGGTTTAAATTTTATTCTCTGTTACTTGATAGACAGAGTAATCCAGTAATTTTGTTGGTGGGAGGTAGTAGGTAACAAATGAAATAGCTGAGTTACGCGCTAGTAAACCCGGTCATCCCCGTTATTTAAAAAGTCGTAGTAGCTGAAAAAAGTTAGTTGTCTTTGgatatagtttttttttttttttgaaattttgtttttgtgaaagttaaaaatttgttagtgaaaaatcaataattaacttGAACTACACACTAAAAACAACAATTTCAATATCTCACTTTACTTGAgatttaaatattgaaatttaaTATTTGCAAGCACTCTGTTAGTGTCCCATATCGGTTGGGTGGAAGGTAATTTGTCTCCTAATATGACTCTGGTCAATTCTCGCCTCTTGAGCTAGCTTTTGGGTGAATTGACCTAATGTTCTTTGTTTTATATTATGATATTAGAGCTAGGCTCATCCAATTGTTATTTCATGTTGGGCGGAGATGTCTAGTCATAGGCATGCGAGGGAGTCTTAGTATCCCACATTAGTTGGGTGGGAGGCCGTTTATCTCCTTATATGTCTTTGGACaatattcaaatatttaaaaatattagaaTGGTATTTATGCACAAACGGCTTAGGATCTTTGCTTGTTATGTTTCCATTGATGTGATTTTCAGTAGGAACTGAATAGATGGAGCAAAACTTTCACTTAAGCAGATAAAGATTGCAGAGTAACTACTTATCCATAGTCCATTTCACCCCCTATTCCTTTGGCTTTATTTTCCTTCTTGttctttaattaaaaaatatttattagtaaTATTTATTTATGAGGGAGGGATGGTTGTTGAACAAGTAGATAATAAGATGATTTGCTGACGAATTAAATAGACAAAAGAAATGTTCTCATTTTATTCATGTGTATCACTCTGTTGACCTAATTGCATTCAAGAGAAGTAGGGGGAAAAAACATATGATGATTAAGAACCAAAAAATGAAAATAACACAATTTTTCTCTACTCTTTGCTCCATGTTCCTAGACTTCACAATTCACACAAACACTAACTGTGAAAAAGTTCCATCTAATCTTTCACTAAAAACTCAAAACAACAAGAAAATGGACCCTTTCAAATACACAGTATAAACTACCAAAAAGAACTTGTAAAATGTAAGTAGTAACCACTCAATTCAAAGCACTGTACACACTGTAAAAAAACAAAAGAGGGCATCAGTGCTTTCACTGTCAAAAACTTCAAAAAACTTGAGCAAAATATTCACTTTAGGATCTTATTTGTGTGTACCTTGAATCAAAGTTGTCTCCTTTTTCTCATCAGAATAATTTGGAATCCACCAAACTCTAAGGCTTTTATCAAGACTTCCACTATACAACATAAATCCACCCCCAACACTAACTGGTGAAGCTTGTAAACACTTAACTGGACCTTCATGTCCTTTTATAACTCCAACTCTAAATAACCCTTCATTTATTTCCCTTTTCCAAATACAAATACTCTTATCAGCTGATCCACTACACAAGAATTCCCCTTTCATTAAACACATACACAATACTGCCATTCCATGTGCTTTTACTTCACATACTAATTTCCAACTATCAAGATTCTTGTTACCCACCCACCCCATCAAATATCCATCTGACCCCCCTCCATATACAAAATTCCCATCTTCAGAAACAACCACAGAGTTTAAAGAAACATCTTTATGACCCTCCAAGATTCCCTTAAGTGAATGTGTACCCCCACAACTTTTCCCTTCTTTACCCCAAGCTTTAATCTTTCCATCTGCAGAAGCTGAAAACACAACCCCATTTTTACTACTACAAACCAATCCATTTATAGCATCATCATGTGCTTTAATTGATTCCAAACACTTCAAATCAGAAATTCTCCACACTTTTAAAGTCTTATCCCAAGAACCAGAATAAATGTACCCATTACAAACAGCTAAACAAGAAATACTGTCAGCATGTTCAATCCataatttcttgtgatgtcttctAGTTTGAACATAATTACTCTGTTTCATAAATTTTCCAAGATAATCTTTTGTAGTAGGAAGTGTATCAATAAGCCTAAAAACATTCTCAGATCTTCTTGAAACTTTCCAAACACGAATTCTACTATCTTGATGTGCTGTAAAAACTTTATTACCAACAGTAACTAGTGCTTTAACAAAACCATCTCCTGTTCCAAATTTAGTAAATTGTCTTAAATCAGGCTGTTGCCAAACAATTATGTCTTTACCTTGAGAAGCACTGAGGATGAATTCACCACAAAGAGCTAAACAAGAAACTGTGCCAACGTGGCCTGAAAGAACAGCTAAGGATTTGTAAGAGTGAAAATTTGTACAAGGAATGTTTGGTATTCTTGAAATCTTGATTTGGAGATTTAGTAATTGGAAATCATTGTATCTTTGGGAAGTTGCTGGGCTTTCTTCTGATTCACTGCTGCTGCTTGTGCTTATTATACTGCTTGATTCAGATAATAATGGCGTTCTATATGCTGATGCTGTTGCCATTGAAGCATAAGCTTCTGATTTTGTATATGAAAGAGAGAGAGAAGTTGGTGTTAGAGGAATAGTAAAGATGGAGCTAAAGAAAATGTAGAAATGGAGATTTTATAAAGAGAGACGTTAGAGATGGTAGGgctattaaaaaaataatatagaaACGTTGAGTTTGtatagaaagaaaatatttatcaGAGAGACGTTATGGATTTTATGGGTAGAAAAAGAAAACCATAGTTATTATTCCGATAGTATGGAAATTTTAAACAGGACACGGATTGTTTAATAATTCTTAAACGAGGAATAGTTTGTTAAATTAATACTAGTATAAATTTGTTTAATCTATTATTCTCTTATTTCACAATTCCTATCAATCTCTTACATGATTAAAGAAATAATTTACTCTAATTATGATTAATTATTTTCTGATATTTAGATAAAAACACATTTTTTCATTAAGCAAATAAggatttaaattaaatattataattagTTGCTATAAAgcttataattataattatttgTATAGTTCTCGGAAATAACTTACTCTAATTATGATTAACTCATTTATAAGAttatactgagtttgttgttgttgttgatagaCCATACATACGGAAGAAACAAGTAAACCAAATACTCAACAGATGCAAATTGTCTCAATTTGCTCTACCATTCTATACTCCGTCACACTTCAAAATATTTAGAAAATTTTGCTAGCTTGTTCTAGGTAAAggatatttcataatatttctaATGAGATTTAAGTGCCGAGTGTTATGAAACTTACTTTGTTTCATAATATACTTACTTCGTTCTATTTTATATGAAACTCTATTTTTACTATGTTCTA contains:
- the LOC104099657 gene encoding protein JINGUBANG, with amino-acid sequence MATASAYRTPLLSESSSIISTSSSSESEESPATSQRYNDFQLLNLQIKISRIPNIPCTNFHSYKSLAVLSGHVGTVSCLALCGEFILSASQGKDIIVWQQPDLRQFTKFGTGDGFVKALVTVGNKVFTAHQDSRIRVWKVSRRSENVFRLIDTLPTTKDYLGKFMKQSNYVQTRRHHKKLWIEHADSISCLAVCNGYIYSGSWDKTLKVWRISDLKCLESIKAHDDAINGLVCSSKNGVVFSASADGKIKAWGKEGKSCGGTHSLKGILEGHKDVSLNSVVVSEDGNFVYGGGSDGYLMGWVGNKNLDSWKLVCEVKAHGMAVLCMCLMKGEFLCSGSADKSICIWKREINEGLFRVGVIKGHEGPVKCLQASPVSVGGGFMLYSGSLDKSLRVWWIPNYSDEKKETTLIQVCTVL